From Pseudomonas hefeiensis, one genomic window encodes:
- a CDS encoding DUF1654 domain-containing protein → MSGMERLELRVSSMINHPVAQAQRWVTIHRLDTDGDREWEEVLSVIADTDELELTLNDDDSVTVRWEQQEGEMAENGKPEYELEEEVAPF, encoded by the coding sequence ATGAGCGGCATGGAGCGGCTGGAGTTGCGCGTCTCATCGATGATCAATCACCCGGTAGCGCAGGCGCAGCGCTGGGTGACGATTCATCGCCTGGACACAGACGGGGATCGGGAGTGGGAAGAGGTGCTGAGCGTGATCGCTGATACTGATGAGCTTGAGCTGACGCTTAATGACGACGACAGCGTGACGGTGAGGTGGGAGCAGCAAGAAGGCGAGATGGCGGAGAATGGCAAGCCAGAGTATGAGCTGGAAGAGGAGGTTGCGCCGTTCTGA
- a CDS encoding DUF1566 domain-containing protein, which produces MQATQLTTYTRGDLMISSPDEAVVLKLATLALSVNTAPTDIATPNIGEYWPGQGGVYVGIRHYPDGPHHLIVGTEDLGRFAWGEYGTETGATSRTHGILNTTTLLEADGSFPAAEAAANYTADGHHDYGLPSIGELNQVWQCAPDLITEGAYWSSSQRSANYAFFMDFDDGDQSISGKSLELRVRPVRRLPIH; this is translated from the coding sequence ATGCAAGCAACCCAACTGACCACCTACACCCGTGGCGACCTGATGATTAGCAGCCCTGACGAAGCTGTTGTGCTGAAGCTGGCAACCCTGGCTCTCAGCGTCAATACAGCACCAACAGACATCGCAACCCCGAACATCGGCGAATACTGGCCCGGCCAGGGCGGCGTGTATGTGGGAATCCGGCACTACCCGGACGGCCCTCACCACCTGATCGTCGGCACTGAAGATCTCGGAAGGTTCGCCTGGGGCGAATACGGAACCGAGACAGGCGCCACGAGCCGCACCCACGGCATCCTGAACACCACCACCCTCCTTGAGGCTGATGGCTCGTTTCCTGCTGCCGAGGCAGCGGCCAACTACACCGCCGACGGTCACCACGACTATGGGCTTCCTTCCATCGGTGAGCTCAACCAGGTGTGGCAGTGCGCGCCAGACCTGATCACTGAAGGCGCCTACTGGTCGAGTTCGCAGCGCTCCGCCAACTACGCGTTCTTCATGGACTTCGATGATGGCGATCAGAGCATCAGCGGCAAGAGCCTCGAGCTCCGCGTCCGCCCCGTCCGCAGATTGCCTATTCATTGA
- a CDS encoding RecT family recombinase — MNAQTQVATVPMDTSPTGLILNRDSMQSMTELAGIMAGGKTTLPKHFHGNTADCMAVIMQSMQWGMNPFQVAQKTFIVNGGQLSYEAQLVNAVITTRAPTLDRIHYDWFGDWDKIIGNFREIESKKQMDDHGQPKKYRVPNWNINDEKGLGVRVWATFIGEDTPRELITLMTQARTRNSTLWADDPKQQIAYLAVKKWARLYCPDVILGVYTRDELDDGYALPETDVTPRSTNEKPADVGAASVPQGDTADATTDLFEQLKKIAQEQGIEGYEKAWKALKPQQRGAIGVTRHGELKTIAQTIDAEFTTVNENADVDSESDQQGGNQ; from the coding sequence ATGAACGCTCAAACCCAGGTTGCTACCGTACCAATGGACACCAGCCCAACAGGGCTGATCCTCAACCGCGACAGCATGCAGTCGATGACCGAACTCGCGGGCATCATGGCGGGCGGCAAAACCACTTTGCCGAAACACTTTCACGGAAACACGGCTGACTGCATGGCGGTGATCATGCAGTCCATGCAGTGGGGCATGAACCCATTCCAGGTGGCGCAAAAGACATTCATCGTCAACGGTGGCCAGCTCAGCTATGAGGCCCAGTTGGTCAATGCGGTTATCACCACACGAGCGCCGACCCTTGATCGAATCCATTACGACTGGTTTGGCGACTGGGACAAGATCATTGGCAACTTCCGTGAAATTGAAAGCAAAAAGCAAATGGATGACCACGGCCAGCCGAAGAAGTACCGCGTCCCAAACTGGAACATAAACGACGAGAAAGGGCTTGGCGTCCGCGTGTGGGCTACGTTCATAGGCGAGGACACCCCGCGCGAACTGATCACCTTGATGACTCAGGCGCGCACCCGGAACTCGACGCTATGGGCGGACGATCCAAAGCAGCAGATCGCGTACCTGGCCGTCAAAAAATGGGCTCGCCTGTATTGCCCTGACGTGATCTTGGGCGTGTACACACGCGACGAGCTGGACGACGGCTACGCGCTACCTGAAACAGATGTTACCCCGAGATCTACCAACGAAAAGCCAGCAGACGTGGGCGCCGCGTCAGTTCCTCAGGGCGATACAGCCGACGCAACCACTGACCTATTCGAGCAGTTGAAAAAGATCGCTCAGGAACAGGGTATTGAGGGCTACGAAAAGGCCTGGAAGGCGCTGAAGCCTCAGCAGCGCGGCGCCATTGGCGTAACTCGTCACGGCGAACTGAAGACGATTGCACAGACCATTGATGCGGAGTTCACGACCGTCAACGAGAACGCAGACGTTGATTCTGAAAGCGATCAGCAAGGAGGCAATCAATGA
- a CDS encoding lambda exonuclease family protein, whose translation MSAAVDLQRTEQWHQDRSGRLTASRFKDVIAWGDRDKHGKRKPLAARTTYMRELAFERLANRSKHSVSSKSMAWGTEVEQSSHDFYEILTGNNVIKSGFVVHPKYDWLGCSPDGLIGEDGGIESKCPFNEAVHVRTWLEGMPEEHKPQVQGCMFVTGREWWDFLSFDPRQDEDCRLYIETIKRDDEYIAMLHQELVQFNLELGRMVDEVADKARAQAHRLGA comes from the coding sequence ATGAGCGCCGCCGTAGATCTTCAGCGCACGGAGCAGTGGCATCAGGACCGCAGCGGTCGCCTAACAGCAAGCAGGTTCAAGGATGTGATTGCGTGGGGGGATCGCGACAAGCATGGCAAGCGCAAACCACTTGCTGCCCGCACCACCTATATGCGCGAGCTGGCATTTGAACGGCTGGCTAACAGGTCGAAACATTCGGTCAGTAGCAAGTCGATGGCCTGGGGCACCGAGGTTGAGCAGTCGAGTCATGACTTTTACGAAATCCTGACCGGAAATAACGTCATCAAGTCGGGCTTTGTGGTTCACCCAAAGTACGACTGGCTAGGCTGTTCACCGGACGGCTTGATTGGTGAAGACGGGGGCATTGAGTCGAAGTGTCCATTCAATGAGGCCGTCCACGTTCGCACCTGGCTCGAAGGCATGCCCGAGGAACATAAGCCGCAGGTTCAGGGCTGCATGTTCGTCACGGGCCGGGAATGGTGGGATTTCCTGTCGTTCGATCCGCGCCAAGATGAAGACTGCCGCCTGTACATCGAAACCATTAAGCGAGATGACGAGTACATCGCGATGCTCCATCAAGAGCTGGTCCAGTTCAATCTGGAGCTTGGCCGGATGGTTGATGAGGTCGCCGACAAAGCGCGGGCGCAGGCCCATAGATTAGGAGCTTGA
- a CDS encoding DUF1566 domain-containing protein, with product MKPEMITLKHGDATIKMPASSLAKIAMASTFAVVFPQAANVAPAAPTTIPALGEYWPGQGGVNAGFVSACGDVPAHYLIIGDKDLGEFKWGRYREESEATSRWDGKLNTDALIAAGDHPAAKEARAYTADGHVDFDLPAAAQLYQVWVHGLIAEGAYWSSSQRSANYAFYMYFVDGNQYSTVKSYELRVRPVRRFFI from the coding sequence ATGAAGCCCGAAATGATTACCCTGAAGCACGGCGACGCCACGATCAAGATGCCGGCGTCTTCTCTAGCGAAGATCGCCATGGCCAGCACGTTTGCCGTGGTGTTCCCGCAGGCGGCGAATGTTGCGCCAGCGGCGCCCACCACCATCCCTGCCCTGGGTGAATACTGGCCCGGCCAGGGTGGTGTGAACGCCGGCTTCGTGTCGGCATGCGGCGATGTACCGGCCCACTACCTGATTATTGGCGACAAGGATCTGGGTGAATTCAAGTGGGGTCGGTACCGCGAGGAGTCAGAGGCAACCAGCAGGTGGGACGGCAAGCTCAACACCGACGCGCTGATCGCGGCTGGAGACCATCCAGCAGCCAAAGAGGCTCGGGCGTACACCGCTGACGGACACGTGGACTTCGACCTGCCAGCAGCCGCTCAGCTGTACCAAGTCTGGGTGCATGGCCTGATCGCCGAGGGTGCCTACTGGTCGAGTTCGCAGCGCTCCGCCAACTACGCATTCTACATGTACTTCGTTGATGGCAATCAGTACAGCACCGTCAAGAGCTACGAGCTCCGCGTCCGCCCCGTCCGCAGATTCTTTATTTAA
- a CDS encoding DUF1566 domain-containing protein: protein MSAVAKAAPAITIPEIGQPFGGGFFSGITRDPATGRRYLNITAGAEHELVGAWGKYGEKIEGANSFTDSLANTEVMAAAGSELAQKVLTLDIGGFTDWAIPARDMQELQYRHFKPTTEENWQYGRSGDNPNSEPVGLLYTDESPTQTGIEAFQEGGPEAFQDRAYWSSSQRSAYFAFYMLFGDGSQYYYGKDFELRVRPVRSQLID from the coding sequence ATGTCCGCAGTAGCTAAAGCAGCACCAGCAATAACCATCCCGGAAATCGGCCAACCCTTCGGCGGCGGGTTCTTCTCGGGCATCACCCGCGACCCGGCCACTGGCAGGCGCTATCTGAACATCACCGCCGGTGCCGAGCATGAGCTGGTCGGCGCCTGGGGCAAGTACGGCGAAAAGATCGAGGGTGCCAACAGCTTCACCGACAGCCTGGCGAACACTGAGGTCATGGCCGCCGCTGGCAGCGAACTGGCGCAAAAGGTCCTGACTCTGGATATCGGCGGCTTCACCGACTGGGCGATCCCGGCCCGCGACATGCAAGAGCTGCAGTATCGCCACTTCAAGCCGACCACCGAAGAGAACTGGCAGTACGGGCGCAGCGGTGACAACCCGAACAGCGAGCCGGTTGGCCTGCTGTACACCGATGAGTCGCCAACCCAGACCGGCATCGAAGCTTTCCAGGAAGGTGGCCCTGAGGCGTTCCAGGATCGCGCCTACTGGTCGAGTTCGCAGCGCTCCGCCTACTTCGCATTCTACATGCTCTTCGGTGATGGCAGTCAGTACTACTACGGCAAGGACTTCGAGCTCCGCGTCCGCCCCGTCCGCAGTCAATTGATTGATTAA